One window of Papaver somniferum cultivar HN1 chromosome 9, ASM357369v1, whole genome shotgun sequence genomic DNA carries:
- the LOC113311454 gene encoding proline-rich protein 2-like, producing the protein MSNNFLLQLNRSQIVTQIFFLIFFISYSNCSTIPLDAGPDVQEGKLIFVMPPEGLVPPYGPSKPLHGLEHGEKMRFVMHPKGLVTPSGPSKPPPGSEQGRKFIFAMHHKGHVPPSGPSKPPSGSEQGGKLRFVMHPKGHVPPSGPSKPPSGSEQEGKLRFVMHPKGPVPPSGPSKPPPGSEQVGKMRFVMHPKRT; encoded by the coding sequence atgtctaataattttcttcttcaactaaaTAGGTCACAAATAGTAACTCAAATTTTCTTCTTGATATTCTTCATTAGTTATTCTAATTGTTCAACCATTCCATTAGATGCTGGTCCAGATGTACAAGAAGGGAAATTGATATTTGTGATGCCTCCGGAAGGTCTTGTGCCACCATATGGTCCCTCTAAACCACTGCATGGTTTGGAACATGGAGAAAAGATGAGATTTGTAATGCATCCTAAAGGTCTTGTAACACCATCTGGTCCCTCTAAACCACCTCCTGGTTCGGAACAAGGAAGAAAGTTCATATTTGCAATGCATCATAAAGGACATGTACCACCATCTGGTCCCTCTAAACCACCGTCTGGTTCGGAACAAGGAGGAAAGCTAAGATTTGTAATGCATCCCAAAGGACATGTACCTCCATCTGGTCCCTCTAAACCACCGTCTGGTTcagaacaagaaggaaaattgagaTTTGTAATGCATCCTAAAGGTCCCGTACCTCCATCCGGGCCCTCTAAACCACCTCCTGGTTCGGAACAAGTAGGAAAGATGAGATTCGTAATGCATCCTAAAAGGACCTGA